One window of the Grus americana isolate bGruAme1 chromosome 13, bGruAme1.mat, whole genome shotgun sequence genome contains the following:
- the TAT gene encoding tyrosine aminotransferase isoform X2, with protein sequence MDSYLIQVNGHGDHAPVLDIHLKTNGNSMSLGKVKGRKPRWAVRASEMSKKTFNPVRAIVDSMKVEPNPKKAMISLSLGDPTVFGNLPTNDEVTRAVKEVLDSGRYNGYAPSVGYQSCREAVAAYYSCPEAPLEAQDVILTSGCSQAIELALAVLANPGQNILVPRPGFSLYKTLALSMGIEVKLYNLLPEKAWEIDLKHLESLVDEKTACLIVNNPSNPCGSVFSKSHLQKILAVASRQCVPILADEIYGDMVFADCKYEPIATLSTNVPILSCGGLAKRWLVPGWRMGWILIHDRRDIFGNEIRDGLLRLSQRILGPCTIVQGALERILHRTPPEFYHNTLSILKSNADLCYAALSAIPGLQPVRPAGAMYLMSAQITSKN encoded by the exons ATGGACTCATACCTGATCCAAGTGAATGGCCATGGAGATCATGCCCCTGTGCTGGATATTCATCTCAAGACCAACGGGAACAGTATGTCGCTGGGGAAGGTGAAGGGCCGGAAGCCAAGATGGGCTGTCAGGGCTTCTGAAATGTCAAAGAAGACTTTCAATCCTGTCCGAGCCATCGTAGACAGCATGAAGGTGGAGCCCAACCCAAAGAAAGCTATGATCTCCTTGTCCTTAG GAGACCCGACGGTCTTTGGAAACCTTCCCACAAATGATGAAGTCACACGGGCTGTGAAGGAGGTTTTGGACTCAGGACGTTACAATGGTTATGCTCCATCTGTTG GCTACCAGTCCTGCCGGGAAGCAGTGGCTGCGTACTACAGCTGCCCAGAGGCACCACTGGAGGCCCAG GATGTCATCTTAACAAgtggctgcagccaggccaTAGAACTTGCCTTGGCAGTGCTGGCCAACCCAGGCCAGAACATCCTAGTGCCGCGGCCTGGCTTCTCCCTCTACAAGACTCTGGCACTGTCTATGGGGATTGAGGTCAAACTCTACAACCTCTTG CCAGAGAAGGCCTGGGAAATTGATTTGAAGCACTTGGAGTCTCTGGTGGATGAGAAGACAGCTTGCCTCATTGTGAACAACCCATCGAACCCCTGTGGCTCTGTTTTCAGCAAGAGCCACCTCCAGAAGATCCTGGCAG TGGCATCAAGACAGTGCGTGCCCATCCTTGCTGATGAGATCTATGGAGACATG GTGTTTGCTGACTGCAAATATGAACCCATTGCAACTCTCAGCACAAACGTGCCAATCTTGTCCTGTGGTGGCTTGGCAAAGCGGTGGCTAGTCCCTGGTTGGCGGATGGGCTGGATCCTAATTCACGACAGGAGAGACATCTTTGGTAATGAG atcaggGATGGCCTTCTAAGACTGAGTCAAAGGATCCTAGGACCCTGTACAATTGTCCAAGGAGCACTGGAACGTATCTTGCACCGAACACCCCCTGAGTTCTACCACAACACCCTCAGCATCCTAAAG tccaATGCTGACCTTTGTTATGCTGCATTATCAGCtatccctggcctccagcctgtcCGGCCTGCTGGAGCCATGTACCTCATG TCAGCCCAAATCACGAGCAAAAATTGA